The following coding sequences are from one Thamnophis elegans isolate rThaEle1 chromosome 5, rThaEle1.pri, whole genome shotgun sequence window:
- the TCTEX1D1 gene encoding tctex1 domain-containing protein 1 has translation MSEIMKDKATRLAKNRGSTSSLGSHEIRAKDFFGRNKDSVSTVSYMDEPGHHEDSLRPAIQMENTYRLGPTKYFPVTAVNNILKDVVVSYLQEEQYEAELCRQMTKTISEVIKARIKDLMVPRYKIIVIIYIGQLGKQSMQIGSRCLWDTTSDTFSSYSFKNRSLFALANVYALYSE, from the exons ATGTCAGAGATCATGAAGGATAAAGCCACCCGCTTGGCCAAGAACAGAGGCAGCACATCTTCTTTGGGGAGCCATGAGATCAGAGCAAAGGATTTCTTTGGAAGAAACAAAGA CTCTGTAAGTACTGTGTCATATATGGATGAACCTGGCCACCATGAAGATAGCCTGCGTCCAGCTATTCAGATGGAGAACACATACCGATTAG GTCCTACAAAGTATTTCCCAGTCACTGCTGTGAATAACATCTTGAAGGATGTGGTAGTAAGTTATCTACAGGAAGAACAATATGAAGCAGAGTTGTGCAGGCAAATGACTAAAACTATATCTGAG GTAATAAAAGCCAGGATAAAAGACCTGATGGTACCAAGATACAAAATTATTGTGATTATATACATTGGACAGCTAGGTAAACAGAGCATGCAGATTGGAAGCAGATGCCTTTGGGACACTACAAGTGATACTTTTTCttcatattcttttaaaaatagatcATTGTTTGCTCTTGCAAATGTCTATGCCCTTTACTCTGAATGA
- the INSL5 gene encoding insulin-like peptide INSL5: MKVVLVGLLFLCVMAIHSEATTIKLCGREFVRAVVFACGGSRWRRQLGDPFSEVLIDANGNYMEKSKSQSNELIQYYMESKKDLQDMQQKSVHKRSKDVVQLTITCCTIGCSANTINSLC, from the exons ATGAAGGTGGTACTAGTAGGGCTGCTTTTCCTCTGTGTCATGGCCATACATTCTGAAGCAACAACTATTAAACTCTGTGGGAGAGAATTTGTCAGAGCTGTTGTCTTTGCTTGTGGAGGATCACGGTGGAGAAGACAACTTGGTGACCCTTTCTCAGAAGTGCTCATAG ATGCCAATGGAAATTACATGGAGAAGTCAAAATCCCAAAGCAACGAATTAATCCAGTACTACATGGAGTCTAAGAAAGATTTGCAAGACATGCAACAGAAGTCTGTACACAAAAGAAGCAAGGATGTTGTGCAGCTTACAATCACTTGTTGTACTATTGGATGTAGTGCAAACACTATAAATTCACTGTGCTAA